Genomic segment of Perca flavescens isolate YP-PL-M2 chromosome 7, PFLA_1.0, whole genome shotgun sequence:
GCAGGGTTTAGAGGGGGAAGTGGCAGGCGTGGTCGGAGGTTATAAGGAGGAGATTTTGACGTTGTCGTGGGTGTAGGCGGTGGCCCGGGTGTTGCGCAGGATGCCGGGGACGGGCGCGGGCGACGAGGGGAGGCTCTCATCAGGCGAGTTGGCGGGTGGCGTGGGGATGCTGATGATGGCGGCGCTGAAATCTGGATCCCCGCAGTTCAGCTTCAGGTCACACATCTGGGCGTTCAGACTGGAACGACTGAGGagagaaacaaacacaagaGATTTGATTTCATCAATGAGGAAAAACAGACTTAAAATATAAACAAGAAGGAAGCGAGAAGGCGTGATGCAGACTCAGGGtttcccgaggcgttcccaagccaggttggagatataatccctccacctagtcctgggtcttccccgaggcctcctcccagctggacctccctccacctagtcctgggtcttccccgaggcctcctcccagctggacctccctccacctagtcctgggtcttccccgaggcctcctcccagctggacctccctccacctagtcctggttcttccccgaggcctcctcccagctggacctccctccacctagtcctggttcttccccgaggcctcctcccatccttaccagatgcccgaaccacctcaactggctcctttcgacgtgaaggagcagcggctctactccgagctcctcacggatgactgagcttctcaccctatctctaagggagacgccagccaccctcctgaggaaacccatttcggccgcttgtaccctggatctcgttctttcggtcatgacccagccttcatgaccataggtgagggtaggaacaaaaactgaccggtagatcgagagctttgccttctggctcagctctcttttcgtcacaacggtgcgatagattgaatgtaataccgcacccgctgcaccgattctccgaccaatctcccgctccattgtcccctcactcgcgaacaaaaccccaaggtacttgaactccttcacttcaAATTCAAGTTGCCCAAAGTAAATTTTTACTGGCCACTAAACaaattgttttttacatttaacaatTTTTACATAACCATAAAAAACTTAATAAAAGTATCGAAAAAAAACCCATCAAACTTACGTTTGTGGTGTTATGGAGGTGTTTTTGATGTGCAGCGTGTCCAGCTCCTGGATGCTCCCGCGGCTGACGGACACCGTGGAGTTAGCCAATCGCATCGCGGCTCTCCTCCTGGCGCGGCGCGGGCAGCAGCCGGTGGAGTTGTTCtgcgccccctgctggctgGACAGGGAGGTGCTGCGACTGGTCCTGTAGCCCACGGACTCCGTCATGCAGAGCTCGCTGTAGTTGATCTCGTTTGTGAACTCGTGGTTCtgtgaagagagggaggggagggaggacaGAGGGGAAGTCGGACTCCTTTATGTTGGCTTACAGAAACTgacagagcagtggttcccgaacttttttcaaaaatgttcctGTAGTATCTGGACTTCAAACAGACTTTTTATAAACTTGTCTTAAGTTTTTGGTAACAAAGATGGCATGATGAACCTTGCCCTACTTTCAGAGGACACCTCTCTGGAGACATCTAGAAGGTATTATCAATGGGGCCCCCACGATGTTGAAAAGAAGGCCAGTTGGCTTGAAGCCATTGGTCAGTTATCGATCCCACCCTAAGTTATGAAGAATAGATAtaccatgttcaaacaaagaaagccagaggaccactggagaattgggaaaacaggtcctctccgagctctgcagggcttgtacatgatgctgatttcttcgatgtaaataaacctttataatcaagaatggcggattcctctccacacaacattacagcatCGCTACTAATTACATCACAttccccttttgaattgttactTTAATCCAAGTAACAGCTTTGttactattaaacatttttgttaaatatctcactTAGAGTACCCCTAGGTGGACACGTACCCCCATCTGAGAAACACTGCAATAGAGCACAtatgtcaaactcgaggccccgagggccaaatccggcccctctcAGGTTTTGATCCGGCtgcatttcaatttaggttcacaataaatttaggtcaacctagtttttgtcgcttaaaaaaaaaatttatttatttattttttttacatttttgttgctttctttcTGCATTTTTGACTTCTTTTCTGGTGGTCTAtgcactttttttcaatgttttaggCACATTAGGCACTTTGTTTCAACGGGTTTGATGCTTTACTCAatgttttgacactttttctgaagtttttggctctttttatgatgtttttggcactttttccaACTTTTATGGCGCTTTTTTTTCAACGCAGCCTATTTGTCGCTGGCTGAGGAACCTTTTTTGCCaaacttttttggggctttatgaaTCCCAAAATGTAAGTGGgaagactacagtatatgagacatgctataatacagtcaaaatatttgactttttcacttaaataaacacaatctctacatgtctggccccttCTGTGATTCtaattttccagtgtggccctctggaaaactgagtttgacccccccgCCTGCATTAGAGGATTTgagtaagggttaatgcccgacgaggtgtccattgtcaggtattgaTGGACGACAgcaacaacaagacaagctagctaccaGCCATGTTATTGTCCCCAAAACTATATAACcattttataaataatttttatCCGCGATAAAATGATGGGACGGGATGtgagattagggctgggcgatatggaggaaatcagatatcacgatatattcttgaccaaatacctcaatatcgatattgcggcgatattctagggttgaaaattggcgctttaacaaaatatcttcacacttaacGAATAAATAAtgatcagtaatgtggacacaATGTCTAAATGGGTGAAGgccaataatagaacagttacaacagtctggtaagt
This window contains:
- the LOC114558596 gene encoding potassium voltage-gated channel subfamily D member 1; this encodes MVPNTIAGKIFGSICSLSGVLVIALPVPVIVSNFSRIYHQNQRADKMRAQQKVRMARIRMAKKGTVNAFLQYKEDRAMGDRHSDNTTVCVKNRSAFEHQHNHLLHCLEKTTNHEFTNEINYSELCMTESVGYRTSRSTSLSSQQGAQNNSTGCCPRRARRRAAMRLANSTVSVSRGSIQELDTLHIKNTSITPQTRSSLNAQMCDLKLNCGDPDFSAAIISIPTPPANSPDESLPSSPAPVPGILRNTRATAYTHDNVKISSL